A DNA window from Mya arenaria isolate MELC-2E11 chromosome 17, ASM2691426v1 contains the following coding sequences:
- the LOC128223002 gene encoding interferon-induced protein 44-like, with the protein MQGVTANDIHNGNLNVTELELYQVADGQRNRSPAQPWRKPPEWNQKFMSELQGDIQALSPPENTKISDFRILLLGPVGSGKSSFCNTVTSLFLGRITQRSIVGDSIHSVTTSYKPFTVRTKKGGCLHFRLCDSPGLEGSQGLEAVETNFLLDGHVPEMYEFNPSSPLQVSDPDFIQSPKTEDKVHCLVFVLDGTTLDSTWGMTTEMLIKLKTPRKLGNQKEIPQVILLTKLDLVDENVCNDVSKAFVSTKIEEMVKKASKLLGLPENHVLPVKNYNREMMLNDDVNILALLRQIAYFAEDYLENVQLTRSRTVSARRRMSSNSKSENLTQSCDLDSASETI; encoded by the exons ATGCAAGGTGTTACGGCTAACGACATTCATAACGGAAACCTCAACGTAACGGAGCTAGAGCTGTACCAAGTAGCAG aTGGGCAAAGAAACCGATCACCTGCACAACCATGGAGAAAACCTCCGGAGTGGAACCAAAAG TTTATGTCCGAACTTCAAGGGGATATTCAGGCGTTGAGCCCACCAGAAAATACCAAGATTTCGGATTTCCGGATCCTGCTGCTTGGTCCCGTAGGTTCTGGGAAGTCAAGCTTCTGTAATACTGTGACCTCCTTGTTCCTGGGCAGGATCACACAGAGGTCCATTGTGGGAGACAGCATCCATAGCGTCACAACCTCG TACAAGCCGTTCACTGTGAGGACGAAGAAGGGTGGGTGTCTGCACTTCCGGTTGTGTGACAGCCCGGGCCTGGAAGGTAGTCAGGGACTTGAGGCCGTGGAGACCAACTTTCTGTTAGATGGTCACGTGCCGGAAATGTACGAG TTCAATCCGTCATCACCATTACAAGTTAGTGATCCTGACTTCATACAAAGTCCAAAGACAGAGGACAAAGTTCATTGCCTCGTCTTTGTCCTGgatggcacgacattggactcCACATGGGGTATGACTACGGAAATGCTTATCAAACTAAAAACGCCGAGGAAACTTGGAAATCAGAAAG AGATTCCGCAGGTAATACTTCTAACGAAGTTAGACCTGGTGGATGAGAATGTATGCAATGACGTATCTAAGGCGTTCGTCAGCACGAAGATAGAAGAGATGGTAAAGAAAGCGTCCAAGCTACTCGGACTTCCAGAGAATCACGTGCTTCCGGTAAAGAACTACAACCGCGAGATGATGCTCAATGATGACGTCAACATCCTTGCACTTCTCCGACAGATTGCATACTTTGCTGAAGATTACCTAGAAAACGTTCAGTTGACACGGAGCAGAACGGTCTCAGCCAGACGCCGGATGTCGTCAAATTCAAAGTCAGAAAACTTAACTCAATCATGCGACTTAGATTCTGCATCAGAGACAATCTAA